The Hemibagrus wyckioides isolate EC202008001 linkage group LG15, SWU_Hwy_1.0, whole genome shotgun sequence genome window below encodes:
- the hoxc13a gene encoding homeobox protein Hox-C13a — MTTSLVLHPRWADTFMYVYEKSPNESGQNKNQTMEGLSGNCPATHCRDLISHPALGRHSGTITTHQGTVYSDISSPDAGRQCPAPQTSSSASLGYSYPFGNPYYGCRLSHSHNVNLQQKPCSYHPADKYTEPSTALPTEDLSSRAKEFAFYPSFAGSYQAVPGYLDVSVVPSISAHPEPRHDALIPMEGYQHWALSNGWDGQVYCSKEQTQSSHLWKSPFPDVVPLQPEVSSYRRGRKKRVPYTKIQLKELEKEYAASKFITKDKRRRISATTNLSERQVTIWFQNRRVKEKKFISKSKANSHMHT; from the exons ATGACGACTTCGCTGGTCTTGCATCCACGTTGGGCGGACACCTTCATGTACGTTTATGAAAAAAGCCCGAATGAAAGTGGTCAGAATAAAAATCAAACTATGGAGGGACTGAGCGGGAATTGCCCTGCGACCCACTGCAGGGATCTAATCTCGCACCCAGCTTTGGGGCGACATTCGGgcaccatcacaactcaccagGGCACAGTGTACTCGGATATATCTTCACCTGACGCAGGACGGCAGTGTCCCGCGCCTCAGACGTCGTCAAGCGCCTCTCTGGGTTATAGTTACCCGTTTGGAAACCCGTACTACGGTTGCAGGCTGTCTCATTCGCACAACGTGAACTTGCAACAGAAGCCGTGCTCGTACCATCCCGCAGACAAATACACCGAGCCCAGTACGGCACTACCTACGGAAGACCTCTCCAGTAGGGCAAAGGAATTTGCTTTCTACCCCAGCTTCGCCGGTTCATATCAGGCGGTTCCAGGCTATCTCGATGTGTCGGTGGTCCCGAGCATTAGCGCACATCCTGAGCCACGACACGACGCGCTGATTCCAATGGAGGGCTATCAGCATTGGGCTCTGTCAAACGGCTGGGATGGGCAGGTGTACTGTTCAAAGGAACAAACACAGTCGTCTCATCTTTGGAAATCTCCTTTTCCAG atgtTGTCCCTTTGCAACCTGAGGTTAGCAGTTACCGGCGAGGTCGCAAAAAGCGTGTTCCCTACACCAAGATCCAACTGAAGGAACTGGAAAAAGAATACGCAGCCAGCAAATTCATCACTAAAGACAAAAGAAGACGCATCTCTGCCACCACCAATCTGTCTGAACGTCAAGTTACTATTTGGTTTCAAAACCgcagagtgaaagagaagaaaTTTATCAGCAAATCTAAGGCGAACAGTCACATGCACACTTAA